In Oscillatoria acuminata PCC 6304, a single window of DNA contains:
- a CDS encoding PspA/IM30 family protein, with translation MALGDRINRLIRSNITDWKHQRKDYQRELEQTLTEFKQSVQNVISSQELLWRDYQNAQQQANELVESAKLALQQQNEPLARELLTRKQSYSKQAEELKQRLDELIPTVTLLEQQLTALESERNLFKASLASANLEQDLEAMPDLDFVEIDAELDLLRSRLNRL, from the coding sequence ATGGCATTAGGCGATCGCATTAATCGGTTGATTCGTTCCAATATCACCGATTGGAAACATCAACGCAAAGACTACCAACGTGAACTCGAACAAACCCTAACTGAATTTAAGCAAAGTGTTCAAAATGTCATATCGAGTCAAGAACTCCTCTGGCGCGACTATCAGAATGCACAACAGCAAGCGAATGAATTAGTCGAATCGGCTAAACTCGCCTTACAACAGCAAAATGAACCCCTCGCCCGGGAACTCCTAACCCGCAAACAAAGCTACAGCAAACAAGCAGAAGAACTCAAACAACGACTGGACGAATTAATTCCCACCGTGACTCTGCTTGAGCAACAACTCACTGCTTTAGAATCGGAACGAAATCTGTTTAAAGCCAGTCTCGCTTCTGCTAACCTAGAACAAGATTTAGAAGCCATGCCGGACCTGGATTTTGTAGAAATTGATGCCGAATTAGACCTGTTGCGATCGCGCCTAAATCGCCTGTAG
- a CDS encoding AAA family ATPase — translation MLHRLYVNNFRCLENFEFTTKGISSALLIGKNGSGKSTIATALEVLQSIGRGINKVNQLVQDSDFSQGRSNIPIRFEIEVFLQEKLYKYSLAFDFLEQFKEIRVSEEELLVNGRAIYTRKEAKITLLNSSQNREAEFLVDWHLVALPVIQEQSQTDPLHIFKTWLARMIILAPIPSFMKGDSLGETLEPHRTGSNFGEWFSGLLSRYPAAYTQVDHYLRDVIPDFKDVRNELMGKDFKTMIVGFEEKNANLSVYFKDLSDGEKCFFLGAVVVAANQYYGALFCFWDEPANYLSLSEVGHFVTSLRHSFKTGGQLIVTSHNPEAILKFSNENTWLLHRNSHLEPTLIRPLEEISIPGDLVDALIRGDIEG, via the coding sequence ATGCTGCACCGACTCTATGTTAATAATTTTAGATGCTTAGAAAACTTTGAATTCACTACAAAAGGAATTTCATCAGCGCTTTTAATTGGAAAAAATGGGTCAGGCAAATCAACGATCGCCACTGCCTTAGAGGTCCTTCAAAGCATTGGCAGAGGAATCAATAAAGTTAACCAATTGGTGCAAGACTCTGATTTCTCTCAGGGACGCTCTAATATTCCCATTCGCTTTGAAATTGAAGTATTTTTGCAAGAAAAACTCTACAAATATAGTCTAGCCTTTGACTTCCTAGAGCAATTTAAAGAAATAAGAGTTTCTGAAGAAGAATTACTCGTCAATGGAAGGGCAATTTACACTCGAAAAGAAGCTAAAATTACACTGTTAAATAGCTCACAAAACCGCGAAGCTGAATTTCTAGTGGATTGGCATCTGGTTGCCCTTCCGGTCATTCAAGAGCAATCACAAACTGACCCCTTGCATATTTTCAAAACTTGGCTGGCCCGGATGATTATTTTAGCGCCAATCCCCAGTTTCATGAAGGGAGATTCCCTCGGTGAAACCTTGGAACCTCACCGAACAGGTTCAAATTTTGGGGAGTGGTTTTCTGGGTTGCTGAGTCGCTATCCCGCTGCCTATACCCAGGTAGACCACTATCTGCGAGATGTCATTCCTGATTTTAAAGATGTTAGAAATGAATTAATGGGTAAAGACTTTAAAACCATGATAGTTGGCTTTGAAGAAAAGAATGCCAATTTAAGTGTTTATTTTAAAGATTTATCCGACGGAGAAAAATGTTTTTTCTTGGGGGCAGTTGTGGTCGCAGCGAATCAATATTATGGAGCGCTTTTTTGCTTTTGGGATGAACCAGCAAATTATCTATCTTTATCCGAGGTGGGACATTTCGTCACCTCACTCCGGCATTCATTTAAGACTGGAGGTCAGCTAATTGTGACTTCCCATAATCCCGAAGCTATCCTCAAATTTTCTAATGAGAATACCTGGTTGCTTCATCGAAATAGTCACTTAGAACCGACACTAATCAGACCCCTTGAGGAGATTTCAATTCCAGGGGATTTAGTGGATGCTTTAATTCGGGGTGATATAGAGGGATGA
- a CDS encoding 16S rRNA (cytosine(967)-C(5))-methyltransferase, which produces MSNPRQIAFLALRDVHRRGVFADIALDKWLQKAKQQEESALIPSDRRLATELVYGCVRRMRTLDAIIDQLAKKKSANQPDDLRIILHLGLYQLRYLSTIPASAAVNTTVELTKDNKFKGLAGFVNGLLRQYIRLAESENTDPLVLPDDEISRLGLLHSFPDWIVANWCDRLGVAETEKLCTWFNQSPTLDLRINPLKTTLEEVETAFQSAGVQVARLPHLPQALRLCSGAGAIENLPGYQAGWWTIQDSSAQLVGSLLEAKPGQVAIDACAAPGGKTTHLAEMMGDTGTIWACDKAPSRLKKVKENADRLQLQSIQTLSGDSRNFTQFHQTADWVLLDAPCSGLGTLHRRADARWRQTPENIQELSQLQGELLAETANWVKPGGHLVYATCTIHPKENEEVILGFLASHADWEIDPPTTDSPAAHFAQPEGWITVWPHHHDMDGFFMVRLRKQQTE; this is translated from the coding sequence ATGTCTAATCCGCGCCAAATTGCCTTTTTAGCCCTCCGCGATGTCCATCGTCGGGGTGTTTTTGCCGATATTGCCCTGGATAAATGGCTGCAAAAAGCCAAACAGCAGGAAGAGTCTGCTCTTATCCCCAGCGATCGCAGATTAGCCACGGAATTAGTCTATGGTTGTGTGCGGAGAATGCGAACCCTCGATGCTATCATTGACCAACTGGCTAAAAAGAAATCTGCTAATCAACCCGATGACCTTCGCATCATTCTCCATCTGGGATTATATCAACTGCGGTATCTTTCCACCATTCCTGCCTCTGCCGCTGTCAATACCACGGTGGAATTAACCAAAGACAATAAATTTAAAGGACTTGCCGGGTTTGTTAATGGCTTATTGCGCCAATATATTCGATTAGCCGAATCAGAAAATACGGACCCTTTAGTGCTTCCCGATGATGAGATATCCCGATTAGGACTATTACATAGTTTCCCCGATTGGATTGTTGCCAATTGGTGCGATCGGCTGGGAGTTGCAGAAACCGAAAAACTCTGTACCTGGTTCAACCAATCCCCGACCCTAGATTTACGCATCAATCCCTTAAAAACCACCCTCGAAGAAGTCGAAACCGCCTTTCAATCCGCCGGGGTTCAAGTTGCCAGATTGCCCCATTTACCCCAAGCATTGCGCTTATGTAGTGGTGCCGGTGCTATTGAAAACTTACCTGGATATCAGGCAGGATGGTGGACAATTCAAGACAGCAGCGCCCAATTAGTCGGGTCCTTACTGGAAGCGAAACCGGGACAAGTGGCGATCGATGCTTGTGCCGCGCCAGGAGGAAAAACCACCCATCTTGCAGAGATGATGGGAGATACGGGGACAATTTGGGCTTGTGATAAAGCGCCGTCCCGACTCAAAAAAGTCAAAGAAAATGCCGATCGCCTCCAACTTCAATCCATTCAAACCCTGAGTGGAGATAGTCGCAACTTCACCCAATTTCATCAAACCGCTGACTGGGTACTCTTAGACGCCCCTTGTTCCGGACTCGGCACCCTCCATCGCCGCGCCGATGCCCGTTGGCGTCAAACCCCAGAAAATATCCAGGAACTGTCCCAACTCCAGGGGGAATTGCTTGCAGAAACTGCCAACTGGGTGAAACCTGGGGGTCACCTCGTCTATGCCACCTGTACGATTCATCCCAAAGAAAATGAAGAGGTGATTCTCGGTTTCCTCGCCAGTCATGCCGATTGGGAGATAGACCCTCCCACCACCGACTCCCCTGCGGCACACTTTGCCCAACCCGAAGGCTGGATCACCGTTTGGCCCCACCATCATGATATGGATGGATTTTTCATGGTGAGACTGAGGAAACAGCAGACAGAGTAA
- the psb35 gene encoding photosystem II assembly protein Psb35 — MNILMEVSAAAGASANNFPVSFTVVYVVGFIAAVTLGSIAWYNSKRPPGWEDKDRPDVVPKVDK, encoded by the coding sequence ATGAATATATTGATGGAAGTCTCTGCTGCTGCGGGGGCGAGTGCTAACAATTTTCCTGTAAGTTTTACCGTGGTTTATGTCGTAGGCTTTATTGCGGCAGTGACCCTGGGTTCGATCGCCTGGTATAACTCGAAGCGTCCCCCCGGTTGGGAAGATAAAGACCGTCCGGATGTGGTCCCCAAGGTTGATAAGTAA